CGACTGCTACACCTCCAAGTTCGACGACGCGCGGGCCGCCGACGACCTCGCGCGCTACCACCGCGAGGGCCCCAACGACACCACCCGCCGCCTCCTCGACGTGCTGCGCGCCGAGGGCGTCGAGGGCGCGACGCTGCTCGACATCGGGGGCGGCGTGGGCGTCGTGCAGCACGAGTTGCTGGGCGGCGGCGTGCGCGAGGCCGTGGCCGTGGACGCGTCGCGCGCGTACCTGAGCGTCGCGCGCCGCGAGGCCGAGCAGCGCGGGACCGCGCAGCGATCGACGTTCCTGCTCGGCGACTTCGTCGCGCTCGCGCCCGAGATCGCGCCGGCGGACGTCGTCACGCTCGACCGCGTGATCTGCTGCTACGGCGACATGGAG
The window above is part of the Gemmatirosa kalamazoonensis genome. Proteins encoded here:
- a CDS encoding class I SAM-dependent methyltransferase, coding for MSDCCDCYTSKFDDARAADDLARYHREGPNDTTRRLLDVLRAEGVEGATLLDIGGGVGVVQHELLGGGVREAVAVDASRAYLSVARREAEQRGTAQRSTFLLGDFVALAPEIAPADVVTLDRVICCYGDMESLVAASASRARRLYGFVVLRDTWWVRAREAFDNLARRLRGVAFRSYVHSLDAIDAAVRRQGLRPRYSARTLVWEIAVYER